Proteins encoded in a region of the Zea mays cultivar B73 chromosome 4, Zm-B73-REFERENCE-NAM-5.0, whole genome shotgun sequence genome:
- the LOC100193322 gene encoding uncharacterized protein LOC100193322, producing MVKAVLGDEEHLKAFEETLASPSSPPCQAQVGLVVGKLSSSSDRALVYALLPTPLTDAAAPACSLRAAPKSKPSKGGGKAPSSSDASLDFDVEWISEHARQVSRMLLGGMSVMGAYVWASEASFKATSPAVLSQVIRAICQACYGSASGVRLLVHISYSPRRWACRICEVASGSLRPCDFKYSKLLASLQTFRCTYNFEIRLTSVQAEPFKKIILKAISHLTEEVQNARALVDGQLFSEEMNISTEDPHQVDFLVPFKNAVPVEECSLEGVAGLIRFIGSVSALAYLGPKESISEAISDLKADIVTSLKSRLDIILDEADDGPATAEVEKSPSQKATQVIFHELREPYSFSFPRRVLIPWLSGTYVCDYLQQPETAEDAVDRFKEVIGALETAVERSSILEPESAAAACSVLESFWDMVPGSGSGGQGGSSKLKDSHSIQKDDSSKGQGGLHFSIVAALIVLLVALIAGLFFTGSAGYPVT from the exons ATGGTGAAGGCGGTGCTCGGCGACGAGGAGCACCTCAAGGCCTTTGAGGAAacgctcgcctcgccctcctctcCTCCATGTCAAGCCCAG GTGGGCCTCGTCGTCGGCAAGCTCAGCTCTTCCTCCGACCGTGCCCTCGTCTACGCGTTGCTCCCCACGCCGCTCACCGACGCCGCCGCCCCCGCATGCTCTCTCCGCGCCGCCCCCAAGTCCAAGCCTTCCAAGGGCGGCGGCAAAGCTCCTTCCTCCTCGGACGCCTCTCTCGACTTCGATGTCGAATGGATCTCCGAGCACGCGCGGCAG GTGTCTAGGATGCTGCTCGGTGGTATGAGTGTCATGGGTGCTTACGTATGGGCTTCCGAGGCATCATTCAAGGCCACATCCCCTGCTGTCCTGTCGCAG GTCATTCGAGCGATTTGCCAAGCTTGCTATGGCAGTGCATCCGGTGTGAGGCTGCTCGTCCACATTTCTTACAGTCCTCGAAG ATGGGCCTGCCGTATATGCGAGGTTGCATCAGGAAGTCTGCGTCCGTGCGATTTTAAGTACAGCAAACTATTAGCTTCTCTTCAAACTTTCAGATGCACAtataattttgagataag GTTGACATCTGTTCAAGCTGAGCCgtttaagaaaattattttgaagGCAATCAGTCATCTCACAGAGGAAGTGCAGAATGCCAGAGCTTTGGTAGATGGGCAACTG TTTTCAGAAGAGATGAACATAAGTACAGAGGACCCACACCAAGTTGATTTTCTTGTGCCATTCAAGAATGCTGTGCCTGTTGAAG AATGCAGTTTAGAGGGAGTTGCTGGGCTCATTCGCTTTATTGGATCTGTCAGCGCCTTGGCATATTTAGGCCCTAAAGAATCTATTTCAGAAGCTATATCTGATCTAAAG GCGGACATCGTTACAAGTCTAAAAAGCCGGTTGGATATCATCCTTGATGAGGCAGATGATGGCCCTGCCACTGCTGAAGTGGAGAAATCACCATCTCAGAAGGCCACTCAAGTTATATTTCATGAGTTGAG AGAACCTTACAGTTTTTCATTCCCGAGAAGGGTCCTGATACCTTGGCTGAGCGGCACCTATGTTTGTGATTACTTGCAACAACCAGAGACAGCAGAG GATGCAGTGGATCGCTTCAAGGAAGTGATAGGCGCACTGGAAACAGCCGTGGAGAGGTCTTCAATCCTGGAACCAGAAAGCGCAGCAGCAGCTTGTAGCGTACTAGAATCCTTTTGGGATATGGTGCCTGGATCTGGCAGCGGAGGACAAGGTGGATCCAGCAAGCTGAAGGACAGTCATTCTATACAGAAGGATGATTCAAGCAAAGGACAAGGCGGTTTGCATTTCAGTATCGTAGCCGCTCTGATTGTGCTACTGGTTGCTCTGATAGCTGGACTGTTCTTCACTGGTTCCGCCGGATACCCAGTAACGTAA